Proteins from a genomic interval of Oncorhynchus mykiss isolate Arlee chromosome 21, USDA_OmykA_1.1, whole genome shotgun sequence:
- the fcer1g gene encoding high affinity immunoglobulin epsilon receptor subunit gamma isoform X1 — protein sequence MGGRFQVLSALPLWLSFGSAAALVEPQICYILDAILFLYGIILTVLYCRIKYFPQMAPVTGTAKPVNAEESIYTGLTPHSADTYQTIGQKKGLH from the exons ATGGGAGGCAGATTCCAGGTTCTTTCAGCTCTTCCTCTGTGGTTGAGCTTTGGCAGCGCTG cGGCCCTGGTTGAGCCTCAGATCTGCTACatcctagacgccatcttgtttctGTACGGTATCATCCTTACCGTGCTATACTGCAGGATCAAG TATTTCCCACAGATGGCTCCGGTGACTGGGACAGCAAAGCCAGTG AATGCAGAGGAGAGCATCTATACG GGATTGACTCCTCATTCTGCAGACACCTACCAGACCATCGGTCAGAAGAAAGGATTGCACTAG
- the fcer1g gene encoding high affinity immunoglobulin epsilon receptor subunit gamma isoform X2: protein MGGRFQVLSALPLWLSFGSAAALVEPQICYILDAILFLYGIILTVLYCRIKMAPVTGTAKPVNAEESIYTGLTPHSADTYQTIGQKKGLH, encoded by the exons ATGGGAGGCAGATTCCAGGTTCTTTCAGCTCTTCCTCTGTGGTTGAGCTTTGGCAGCGCTG cGGCCCTGGTTGAGCCTCAGATCTGCTACatcctagacgccatcttgtttctGTACGGTATCATCCTTACCGTGCTATACTGCAGGATCAAG ATGGCTCCGGTGACTGGGACAGCAAAGCCAGTG AATGCAGAGGAGAGCATCTATACG GGATTGACTCCTCATTCTGCAGACACCTACCAGACCATCGGTCAGAAGAAAGGATTGCACTAG
- the nectin4a gene encoding nectin-4, which translates to MTSLLGRLTPLLWILGSFIAVVQGDFEEQSPVQSLTEIETRLPCRFKVEVGQVVVQVTWTKERADGTKDQIITVHHTDGQTEFGQYSGRVRFGSSEPTVDSSLIIMNTVESDEGRYNCHISTFPSGNFEQQLSLTVWATPISSLDPVILVEGQSFRLAASCRSVARPPPILNWDTDLTGLSQNRSSVGGSVSTHFSLHPLRSMNGMRLDCLVRHRALKEPRRITNNLVVHYPPNAEISGFNHNWYAGLEGASLSCVSGGNPKPQSFTWTRKGGDLPEGVTAGNGSLMFNRPLGLTDAGIYQCVAYNVVGTGKAEVEITVTEFPQKPVFFNSLLMIIVGGVAGGLLLIMVIIVISVTCHHKRKNKKLERELTMKKEEISTLSRQASFRRVNSVSTDARGQMEENIPLRVEGTLRTSLSSLGDPGRIRDSRSTLVGGGGLDYLGRPVLNNSSRRGRENRAMDREEENRLRVESYVRNSTMSLGTRLHLPIQPSPFPMEQSTKLLRSLNGSVIIPTEGGLHARNSPLSCSYPPVTDDEQEEGESVEGERGTSSRMSRLDQGRSEDQDNSSQISDAERGHNHHFQQNNGTLRPKPRPNGITSPHASLIHKAQIV; encoded by the exons ATGACATCACTCCTGGGCCGACTGACACCGCTGCTGTGGATCCTTGGGAGTTTCA TTGCTGTGGTGCAGGGGGACTTTGAGGAACAATCTCCCGTGCAGTCCTTGACCGAGATTGAGACCCGGCTGCCCTGCCGGTTCAAGGTGGAAGTGGGCCAGGTGGTGGTTCAG GTCACATGGACCAAGGAGAGAGCAGATGGTACCAAGGACCAGATCATCACTGTACACCACACTGACGGACAAACAG agTTTGGTCAGTACTCGGGGCGTGTGCGGTTCGGCAGCAGTGAGCCCACAGTGGACTCGTCTCTGATCATCATGAACACTGTGGAGTCAGATGAGGGCAGGTACAACTGTCACATCAGCACCTTCCCCTCGGGGAACTTTGAACAACAGCTGTCACTCACCGTGTGGG CCACGCCCATCTCCTCCCTGGACCCTGTGATTCTTGTCGAGGGCCAGTCCTTTCGATTGGCTGCCTCCTGCCGCTCCGTGGCCCGCCCCCCACCCATCCTTAACTGGGACACAGACCTGACGGGCCTGTCACAGAATAGGAGTTCGGTGGGCGGGTCAgtctccacccacttctccctgCACCCCCTGAGGAGTATGAACGGGATGAGGCTGGACTGTCTGGTGAGGCACCGTGCTCTGAAGGAACCCCGCAGGATCACCAACAACCTGGTGGTGCACT ATCCTCCCAATGCAGAGATCTCTGGGTTTAATCATAACTGGTATGCTGGTCTGGAGGGAGCTTCCCTCAGCTGTGTCAGTGGAGGAAACCCCAAACCACAGAGTTTCACCTGGACCAG GAAGGGTGGAGACTTACCAGAGGGCGTTACGGCAGGGAATGGATCCCTGATGTTCAATAGGCCCCTTGGTTTGACAGACGCTGGTATCTACCAATGTGTGGCCTATAACGTTGTGGGGACCGGGAAAGCAGAGGTGGAGATCACTGTGACAG AGTTTCCTCAGAAGCCGGTGTTTTTCAACAGTCTCCTGATGATCATAGTTGGCGGGGTGGCTGGAGGACTGCTACTCATCATGGTCATCATAGTAATCTCAGTGACCTGTCACCACAAACGCAAAAACAAGAAACTGGAGAGAGAATTGACTATGAAGAA ggaggaGATCAGTACACTCTCCAGGCAGGCCTCTTTCAGGAGAGTCAACTCAGTCAGTACGGATGCAAGAGGACAG ATGGAGGAGAATATCCCTCTCAGAGTGGAGGGGACACTGCGGACCAGTCTGTCCTCTTTAGGG GATCCAGGGCGCATCAGGGACAGTCGCTCTACTCTGGTAGGGGGAGGTGGACTAGACTACCTGGGTCGACCTGTTCTGAACAACTCTTCACGAcgagggagggagaacagagccatggacagagaggaggaaaacaGACTTAGGGTGGAGTCATACGTACGGAATAGCACTATGTCTTtg GGAACCCGTCTCCACCTGCCAATCCAACCCTCTCCCTTCCCAATGGAACAGTCCACCAAGCTGCTGAGGTCCCTGAACGGCAGCGTCATCATCCCAACAGAGGGGGGTTTACATGCACGGAACTCCCCTCTCAGCTGCAGCTACCCTCCTGTCACAGACGACGAACAGGAGGAGGGTGAAAGTGTGGAAGGAGAGCGGGGGACAAGCTCCAGGATGAGTCGTTTAGATCAGGGGAGGTCAGAGGACCAGGACAACAGTTCTCAGATCTCAGACGCGGAACGTGGACACAACCATCACTTCCAGCAGAACAACGGAACGCTGAGACCCAAACCCCGGCCCAACGGCATCACATCCCCACACGCCTCCCTCATCCATAAGGCCCAGATTGTATAG